A stretch of the Rosa rugosa chromosome 5, drRosRugo1.1, whole genome shotgun sequence genome encodes the following:
- the LOC133709778 gene encoding ribonucleoside-diphosphate reductase small chain A, which translates to MGSLRNEPDRDDKEEEAEEPILAEQTQRFCMFPIRYQQLWEMYKKAMASFWTAEEVDLSQDVQQWETLTDSEKHFISHVLAFFAASDGIVLENLAARFLNDVQIPEARAFYGFQLAMENIHSEMYSLLLETYIKDPKEKHRLFNAIEKIPCVSRKAKWALHWINSSNSFAERLVAFACVEGIFFSGSFCAIFWLKKRGLMPGLTFSNELISRDEGLHCDFACLLYSLLQKQLNPEKVHGIIHEAVEIETEFVCDALPCALIGMNSALMSQYIKFVADRLLVALGYEKKYNVENPFDWMEFISLQGKTNFFEKRVGDYQKASVMSSLQDGGKNFVFKMDEDF; encoded by the exons ATGGGTTCCCTCAGAAATGAACCAGACAGAgatgacaaggaggaggaggcagaGGAGCCCATTTTAGCAGAGCAAACCCAGAGATTCTGTATGTTTCCCATTCGGTATCAGCAGCTTTGGGAGATGTACAAGAAGGCTATGGCTAGTTTCTGGACTG CTGAGGAGGTTGATCTCTCCCAGGATGTACAGCAGTGGGAGACTCTGACTGACTCCGAGAAACACTTTATAAGCCATGTCCTGGCATTTTTTGCCGCATCAGATGGGATTGTTTTGGAGAATTTGGCTGCAAGATTTCTAAATGATGTTCAAATTCCAGAG GCTCGGGCATTCTATGGATTTCAGCTTGCAATGGAGAATATTCATTCTG AGATGTACAGCTTGCTTTTAGAGACATACATCAAGGATCCTAAAGAGAAGCACAGATTGTTCAATGCAATTGAAAAGATTCCTTGTGTCTCTAGGAAGGCCAAGTGGGCTTTACATTGGATAAACAG TTCAAATTCGTTTGCAGAGAGACTTGTTGCTTTCGCATGTGTTGAAGGAATCTTCTTCTCAGGAAG CTTCTGTGCCATATTCTGGCTAAAAAAGAGGGGACTAATGCCAGGTTTGACATTCTCAAATGAGCTTATTTCTAGAGATGAGGGCCTCCACTGTGATTTTGCTTGCCTTCTGTACAG TTTGTTACAGAAGCAACTTAATCCGGAAAAAGTTCATGGAATTATACATGAAGCTGTCGAAATTGAGACCGAGTTTGTTTGTGATGCCCTCCCATGTGCATTGATTGGCATGAACTCAGCTCTCATGAGCCAGTACATAAAATTTGTTGCCGATCGACtcttg GTTGCATTAGGTTATGAGAAGAAGTACAATGTGGAAAATCCTTTTGATTGGATGGAGTTCATTTCTTTACA AGGGAAGACAAATTTCTTTGAGAAAAGGGTGGGCGACTATCAAAAAGCATCTGTTATGTCGAGCCTCCAAGATGGCGGAAAGAATTTCGTCTTCAAGATGGATGAGGACTTCTAG